The genomic segment TGCGCGACACGCAGGGCTGACATACACacgaacgagggagagacacactCAGAGAAAGACAGTTGTTCTTCGAGTTGTCTGTGTGCCTCAACAAGGGCAGCAGGCAACAGTGGGGTAAAAGCGATCGTCGGCGCAGGAGAGTCGCGAAAAAGCATTTTCGACAAAACACATTTTCCTCGTAAAAAAGGCCGAGTCAGCTTCTTGCCGCAATGACCCCGGGACCCCATCCCCAGAGACAGACTCACAAACGCAAACAGACACATTTCTCTCCGACGGGAAAAGCCATCGCAAATCCGTTTTATGCAGCTTGTCAAAGCACCTCGAGCACACCGCATGCGCTTGACTGCcaagaggcaggagacaaaAGTCTCAAATTCACACTGGTTCCTCGGTGCGTCTTCCCGTTTCGACACTCGCACATGTCCTCCCTCTACCACAAAGTGTTCCATTTGTCACGCGTCCCGGACCCGCCGGGTGCCCTTCTTCCTGATCCCTGTTCCTCATACGCCTGAACGACAGAAATGGCGCACAAGAGTCAAAACGCATCTGCACTCGAGTTGACGATTTTCGAGTTCGACGCCCAAAACGCTGCGACACGGCATAAGTTTGCCTTACTGTCAAGTTGTGGCCCGCTGGTCTTGGCTGTGCCACACTCTCCGAGGACACTCTGCCCTCGTTACCGAGACGATGAGACACTCCGAGGCGGGCGTCTCTCGCCGTTTCCGCTCGACGCGGAGGACAGAGTCTTGAAAAGACTTCCATTTTGAGTGAATGACTCAAAACGCACTCTTTCGTTGATTCCGGGGTGTGTCACCACTCCGGAACTCGCTGTGACACTCCCGACTTCTGGCCGCGTCGGGTGTCCAGTCGCCGGCGAagtcgggtgtacgtacacctggcAGATTTCCGGGCGAGGCGCTTCTCCAGTGACAGGCTGCCGCTTTCACTGGGTTGTTGTGCCTCGGAAGTCGATCTCGAGAAACCGACCTTTCCCGCGACATGTGCCGCCTCCCCCCCGTGAGGTCTTTCGCGCTCGACGACAGCCGGAGCCTCTCAACTCCGTTTGCCTGTATTTTGTCTCCCCTGACTTCATCTACGCCTCGGCCTTtccctctgctcctctctggCGACGCGTGCCGCAAAAACTTGTTTGAACTGCTCAGCTTACTCACACGGCGCGGGGAAGTGGCTCCTCGGTCGGACGCATTCTTTTCCGTCCTGCCTCTTCGTTCGCTCACCTGTCTACACACCTCGGGTGTGGGCGCTCGTCCCTCGAAACGTCCCGCGTCACTCTCGCAACCACAACTCTCTCCCGTCGCCGAGAGGGCGCGTACGAAAGGCGGAACCTCTCCGCGCGTGTGACGTCCGACCGGAGACTTAGGCCTGGCTTCCTCCCGCAAACGAAGGCCCTCCTGCCCCACATGTGTGTCTCCAGTTCTGCTGGCGTTGCCGTTTTTCCTTGCATTTTGAACGTCTGAACCCGACATTCCTTtcaactcttcttcttcctgagAAGCAGCCGCTGCGCCGCGAACCAGTGGTTGCTCTCTGTATCGCGTCGGAGGGCGTTCCGCCGCCTCGTCGTCGTGGCTCACCGCGGCTTCTAAATCTTCTTCCGCACGGTCTCCGCCGTCCACGCCACCTTTCCCACGCGACGCGAGGCAACTGCGTCGCCCGTCGACGGCAGCTCGCTCTCGGGAACACTCGGACTTCCCGAGCGTCTCTTCTAGCGCCTCAGAGTGTCTAGACCGTGAcctcctttctgctgcttcctcctccctctcaCTTCTAGGGCTCGTTTTCCCCAGCTCCCCGACCGCCCTCAAGCCCCCGCCtacgcgttcttctcctttcggTGTCGAGAAGTCGCGACTGCCAAGCTGAAGAGAGTGTCGCCTGGAGCGTTTGGGCTCATAGGCGTCTGCACCGTTGTCtccgaaagagacgaagctcGCGAGGCGCACGAGTTCGCCCGCGGCGATCgaggcctgcatgcgcggcccCGAGGCCCCGGAGGAGCCACCTGGCCCCGCAGCTTTGCTCCccgagaggacgaagacgccgcAAACGACAAGGGAGAggccgcagaaga from the Toxoplasma gondii ME49 chromosome IX, whole genome shotgun sequence genome contains:
- a CDS encoding hypothetical protein (encoded by transcript TGME49_288820~Predicted trans-membrane domain (TMHMM2.0):34-57:77-100:103-123:129-152:166-189:249-272:281-304:310-330), producing MADIPGGSLRAASAAVSSESVSALAVDTDTDLSALWPVGVCVIIVGSFAGAAGDILIRRSFLRMGGCLRLGSVVKNPGWVWGMLLTAVLDPISTFVALLFAPATIVAPFAGMHIFWGCVLAVVCLKERMRVWDVAGAALIILGITLIVIFSGKEQVISSVSDFATYLPLPGAIAYMCVTSAVSLVASLLSADRVIARLFPPSQHPGQGMVVQRIALSSASGIVGGATNIGAKALVIALAGFLAHPRETLASWSTYLIVFIAAFLGLFQLYYLNMALRKYEASYVVPMINSFLIASGSVGGILILQEHPDNWAAFFCGLSLVVCGVFVLSGSKAAGPGGSSGASGPRMQASIAAGELVRLASFVSFGDNGADAYEPKRSRRHSLQLGSRDFSTPKGEERVGGGLRAVGELGKTSPRSEREEEAAERRSRSRHSEALEETLGKSECSRERAAVDGRRSCLASRGKGGVDGGDRAEEDLEAAVSHDDEAAERPPTRYREQPLVRGAAAASQEEEELKGMSGSDVQNARKNGNASRTGDTHVGQEGLRLREEARPKSPVGRHTRGEVPPFVRALSATGESCGCESDAGRFEGRAPTPEVCRQVSERRGRTEKNASDRGATSPRRVSKLSSSNKFLRHASPERSRGKGRGVDEVRGDKIQANGVERLRLSSSAKDLTGGRRHMSRERSVSRDRLPRHNNPVKAAACHWRSASPGNLPGVRTPDFAGDWTPDAARSRECHSEFRSGDTPRNQRKSAF